Sequence from the Corvus moneduloides isolate bCorMon1 chromosome 18, bCorMon1.pri, whole genome shotgun sequence genome:
ACAGAAGCAGCCTTAAGAACTTACGTACAATAAAATTAGGAGACACCTGTAAAATATTCCATGTCATGATCGACAAAGGGCGAGATAAACCCAGAGCTGCGTGTCGGGGTCACTGGTGAAGGCTGAGGCTGCTCCTGGGGTACCAGCACGCCGGTAAGAAGGGTCAGAGCGGGGGAAGGACGCTCGGGCAGGGAGCGAAGGGGGCCCGGGGCCCCGGGGCCGGACGCACCTGCACGCAAAGTTGGTAGCGCTTGAAGAGCTGCCCGCAGGGGTCGCCGGCGCTGTCGCCCTTGAGGAACTTCTCGGCGAACCAGCGGTTGAAACACTGGTCGTACTCGCGCTTCAGCTCCGTGCACGCCTCGCCCACGCTGTTCATCGCGACGGCCGCGCCGGGACGGGCCGGGCGCGCCGCCGAGTGACGCGCGTCCGGCGCGCGGGTGACGCCACGCGCGGATATGTGAGGTCACGCGGCGGTGGCGCAATGCGAGCGCTGTCCCTCGAGCGGTGGCTCCGCGCCTGGCGGGCCCTTCCGCGACGCCCCTCACGCCCGGCGAGGTGGCACAGCGGGCACCGGCCGCAGGTACCGCCGCGGAGCCGGTTTGCCCCTCGCGAGGCAGGACAGTAGAAACAGGATAAAACAAGGGTTAATTTTCCACGAAAGTAACAGGAACCAGCGGGTCCCTACCAGTaggttggatttgatgaccttaaaggtcttttccaccctTAACGATTTTAGGATTTTTTGGTAAACTCTGGGTTTGACGTATAATAAgttatttcttaaaagaaagtAGCACTATTAAACTTGttaatttctgacttttttgTCCATATTGGTGCTTTTGTGCAGCAGAAAGTGTCGGTGGAAGTGCTGGACCAC
This genomic interval carries:
- the TRIAP1 gene encoding TP53-regulated inhibitor of apoptosis 1, which codes for MNSVGEACTELKREYDQCFNRWFAEKFLKGDSAGDPCGQLFKRYQLCVQKAIKEKDIPIEGLEFMGPSKGKTENSS